Genomic window (Oncorhynchus masou masou isolate Uvic2021 chromosome 9, UVic_Omas_1.1, whole genome shotgun sequence):
AAATCAACATGAGGTTGAAGTAGACGAAGTAGCCTCTAACAGTCAATGTTACGGTTGAGTAGCTATATCTAAGAAAGGGAATTTGAGTATGAACAGCTGGTTACTCTTTTCAAATCATCACCGACTACACTGCTTTCATCACCACTTGGGATCATTGACACGGCTGATTAGCCGTCCTCAGAAGACCACTCTTCAAGAACAAGTGCAAGTAAACAGACAACTAAGAAGGGCATTGTGACCTGTTGTGAACGATCAGAGCCTTACACCTGAGAACGAAGGAGAAGGCCCATCCAAAGGAGAAGGCCCAATCAAACCCTTTTCACAAAGGCCTGGATCCAACAGAGATACACGACAAAGACCTTCAACACGTAAATACATGCATTACTTCTTACCCAAAGGGGCAGCAGTTTAGGGTTACTGTGAGCATAGTTCCCCAAAGTATCcaagtgttgtctctctttctctctttaactCTCCATCTTTTGTAACAACTGTCATATTGTGCTAGTCCGCAAGGGACCTGTCATCATATTAAGTTTCTAATCAATAacctatactgtgtgtgtgggtgtctgtgtgtatcctgtgttatcatttagtgttttagtaaataaatattgaaataaaTGTATGTGGTACAAAATTATCAGTAAGACTCAGGTTTGTGCAGATTCAATAAGTCtgcgacgttcagaatgagactgatatgaggtaatgattaataagtgACTGTTTTTGATATATATCCTTTAGgtaattcgggagatggtaactcgtTAAACAATTTCTCCCGTGGTGCCCAAagtcctaatgagttaattgttacatgattaatttaatctggTAAGATTTAGACATAGTAGGTAATTACttgataaataacagtcatcacattaatgaGAGTCACGTCACGACTAGAGGTCTACCAATTTCAAGTtatcataacaatcagaaatctgtattattttttttacaccttcatttaatctttatttaactaggcaagtcagttaagaacacattcttattttcaatgacggcctaggaatggtgggttaactgcctcgtttaggggcagaacgacagattttcactttGTTAGCTTGGGGGATCCaatcttacagttaactagtccagcgcaataacgacctgcctctctctctcgttgcactccacaaggagactgcctgttacgcaaatgcagtaagccaaggtaagttgctagctagcattaaacaatcaatcataatcactagttaactacacatggttgatgatattgtCTAGTGTGtcatgcgttgcatataatctgactgagcatacaagtatctaagtatctgactgagcggtggtaggcagaagcaggtgcgtaagtattaattcaaacagcactttctgcgttttgccagcaggtcttccttgtgcgtcaagcattgccctgtttatgacttcaagcatatcaactcctgagatgatgctggtgtaaccgaagtgaaatggctggctagttagcgcacgctaatagcgtttcaaacgtcactcgctcgcTCTGAtccttggagtggttgtttcccttgctctgcatgggtaacgctgcttcgagggtggctgttgttgttgtgttcctggtttgagcccagggaggagcgaggagagggacggaagctatactgttacactggcaatactaaagtgcctataagaacatccaatagtcaaaggttaatgaaatacaaatggtatagagagaaatagtcctataattcctataataactacaacctcaaacttcttacctgggaatattgaagactcatgttaaaaggatgttctgagcaaggaacttgaaacgttagctttcttacatggcaaattttgcacttttactttcttctccaacactttgtttttgcattatttaaaccaaattgaacatgtttcattatttatttgaggctaaattgattttattgatatattatattaagttaaaataagtgttcattcagtattgttgtaattgtcattattaaaaaaataaaaatgtaaaatcggccaattaattggtatcggctttattggtcctccaataaccggtatcggcgttgaaaaatcataatctgtcGACCTCTAGTCACGAcagctgctaccatgttgtgctgctgccatgttgtgttgctaccatgttgttttcatgttgtgttgctaccatgctgtgtttttatgtgttgctgccatgctgttgttggcttaggtctctctttatgtagtgttgtggtgtctctcatgtcgtgatgtgtgttttgtcctatatttttattttattttgtattttgaatcccagcccccgtccccccAGGTGGCAATTTGCCTTTtggttggccatcattgtaaataagaatttgtcttaactgacttgccaagttaaataatggttaaataaaaaataaaaaacataatatatatcttgattggactaaattgtttttggtatcttttagttgtcactgtattacaCTAAGCaaaggtgatttgatgatgttccAATGGTGTTAGGCAACTCCTGTAAAtatctgtggttctaaatcaatggttgtttagtggtccgaaaatgtcggaaacattaacttgcttgaggtcatgtaactgtctattacatgcaatatgctatGTGGACTAAACCCAACAGAGGTTGCTATCCAgttttgtgataaaacaaaggtTTGGGTGAATTTATTCTGCAACTGTCTTATTGTCTCGGGCTTTAGGCCTAAATAACACTGTGGCAACATATTACTTAACAGGTTAcagagcaaacaacacaattatcacaacacataggttgtaatatggctttttttctggcttcatcagtgattttacccacgcaccgctactgtaaaaaaaaaacattaattaTGCAAGGAAATAGCTAGCTACTTTAGCTACGTTATTGTAACTGACCACAAACGGCACACAACATAGACTATGTTTGCATGCTGTCAAGACTTTCGATcccatttagctagctagatatttGTAATTCTCACAAGTACTTTAGTCTAGATAATCACTAAATACTTGACCCTTTTTATAACTTACAGTAAGTTCCGTGTCGTTGCTACGACGTTGATTGCTTTACATCGAACACAGAAATAACTTTAGACGTCAACGATCAGCTGACTCGGGAAAAAAGCTAACCAATCCGAGGGCTTATCTCCTGGCAGCGTGCGTGCTGACGTGATTTCCAAGTACAGTGTCAGGCCAGTAGATGGCAATAAATTACCCCTCGAAAGACAATGATAGAATAAGAAAATAAAGACTTCCGGTTTTGGAGCGCACTTGTAACAAGCTACGAATAATCAACTCTACACGTCAAATATGATGATATAAGGGGAGAGTTCTTCATGTTCTATTTTCAGTTTGGGAAGTTGAACGATGTGTGCCGTGTTTGACGGGACTTCCCTGACAGTCACCATGCAgacctctctcactcacacaccgcAGAATGCATTTAGGTGAGTTGGTTAGCATAGCTAGCCAGTAGTTGTAGCTATGTGGCTGATTCCCTACTGTACCAACAAGTTTTAAGGCTGTTATTGTGCTAAGGTTAGATGCAGTGGTCAGCATTTTTCAAGCATATTTATGAAATATTATAGTCTGAGAGAAAATACAATTGATACCAATTGTTTTAGAGAGAAACGTAACTTTTATCGTGTGTGTAGCCCCCAGGAACTGTCCCAGGAGataaaatccttcatcagtggcGTGGACCAGACCCAGGGTCGTAAACTCAGCGTCCGTGAGCATGCCCGCTGTGCTGTGCGTCTACTACGGTCTGTGCCTGCCTGTCGCGGGGCGGTCCTCGAGCACCTAAGGGGCGTGTACAACGAGCATGTCTCAGCCTTTCTTCACAATCTAGAGACAAACGGCGATGGCGACGGGGACTCCAACCTGGAGGATGTCATCACGGAGGTCCATGGCGTCCTGGCGGAGTTCATTAAGCTCAACCCCCGAGCCTGGGCTCCCCTTGTCTCAacctgggctgtagacctgctggggcAGCTGAGCTCCAAGCATGCTGGCCGCAGGGCAGCTCCCCACTCCTCCAGCCTCAACGAGCTGCTGCAGCTGTGGATGTCCTGTGCGGCTACACGCTCCCTCATGGAGGCCTATACCCAGTGCCTGGCAGCTATGATAGCCTGGTGTCCTGACCAATGTGTGGACGCTCTCCTGGACACCTCCGTGCAGCACTCCCCCCACTTCGACTGGGTGGTGGCTCACATCGGATCCTCCTTCCCGGGCACCATCATCAGCCGTGTCCTGGCCTGTGGCCTTAAAGACTTCTGCTCCCACGGAACGGCTGACAAGTGTCAGGGAGACAAGAGCAGCCGAGTGCCTAAGATCAGCTCTGTGGTGGGGATCCTAGGCCACCTGGCGGCGCGGCACTCTGACAGCATCCGGCGGGAGCTGCTGAGGATGTTCCAGGAGAGCCTCAGTCCCCCGACTATACCCCCCAGCTCTGGGTCCACCTCCTTGGAGCACTCAGCCAAGCTCCGCAGAGCCACAGTGCCCTTCCTTCTCCAGCTGGCGGCGCTGTCTCCTCTTCTGGGCGCCGTATCTACAGAGCTGGTGGAGTCTCTACGGCCTCCAGTCTTGCTCCAGCTCCAGGCTGTTCTACAGGGCCTTCCCAGGGACGAGCTTGACAACATGCTGGGGCTGGCTGTCCACCTCATCGCCCAGAGCCCTGCTGGAGGGGCACGCATCCTCCGCTTCCTAGCTGACACGGCCACCCCCGCCTCTGTCATCATCTCCGGCCCCACGTCTTCCCCTCACGAGGGGGTCCGGGAGGCCTGCGACCTCCTCCTCCAGATGCTCCTGCTGCACCTCCACAAGCTGGTCTACACCCGCTCAGAAGGGGATGACGGCTACTTCAGCcgcccccactctccctcctcccaggcGCCCCGTGTGGTCCCCTTCCTAGAGGAGCTGCAGTCCCACGTGGGAGAGCTCTGTGCTGAGATGCTGAGACTGGAGAGGAAGCGTCATCTCTGGCTGCACCAGCtgctgtgtctgttgtctgtataCGGGGGCCCGAGCGTGGCCACGGAGGCCCTCTGTCAGCTGCTCACCCTGGCCCGGAACCCAGACCAGCTGGCCCTGGCCTGGCAGCTCCACACCCcactgtccgcctgcctgccggGCCTCATCCCTGCCGCAGTGATCCGCTGCGTGGCCCAGATCCATACACACACTCTGGGACCCAGGCAGCTCTGCCAGCTCCTTCTCAACCTGGGCTCTGCCATGCAGAGtgtacaggaggaggagaggaagggcccAGGAGGAGGCATGGGAGGAGGAGGTGCTAGTCCTCAGTCCTCCATGGCAGTGCAGGTTGGAGCAGCGGTCTCAGGACACCTCCATGACTTCTGTCCTCTGCTCCTCCACGGTGACCCGGCGGTATCCCACGCTGCCGTGCGGCTCCTGTCCCGCAGCCCCCTCCCTCGTGCTGCCCTGCCTTCCCACCTGTTGCTTGTTTGTCGAGCTGCCGTCACACACTTCTTTCTGGCActgcggaggagaggagagacagggaaggggagagacgAAGGCCAGGGAGGAGAGGCGGTGAACTGTTCGGTGCTCCTCCTGTCCCGTCTGGTAGGTTACTCCCCTCTAACCCTCAAATGTGTCCTGCAGCACCTGGTGGAGGGAGCTCTACATAAAGGAAACACTGACTTGTTTGGAGGGCAGAGTGAGGACATTGGAGGGGACACCCCCATCTCCCCGTCCCTGGCCCCTGACCGGGTGGGCTCCCTGCTGGACATCAACTGCAGGTTCGGCACCACTGTCAACTTCTCTGGCAGTGTGTGGTCTGTGTTCCATGCTGGGGTGATAGGGAAGGGTCTGAAGCAGCGCAGTGCTACGCCTCACCCCGACGCCGCCAGTGTCATACAGAATGTCCAGACTCTGCTGGCTGTCACCGTCCAGTGCTGCAGTGCACCATCCGGGAATGGCGGCAACGGTGGAGGCACCCGACACCAGCCCTCCGTTCCAGACGAGCCGCCGCCCATCAACGCTGAGGCGGCCAAAATGATGGCAGTGACGCTAGTGGAGTATATCTGCCCCGACGTGGCCAACGGGGAACTGTCATGGCCGCCAGAGGAACATGCACGCACAACTGTAGAACGTGACATACACATCCGCCGCTGCTTCGAGGCCCACCCTGTCCTCTTCCCTTTACTCCATGTTGTGGCTGCCGGGCGTCCTGCTCTCTGTTACTGTTCTGCGGTGCTCCGGGGCCTGCTGGCCACTCTGCTGGCCCACTGGGAGGCTTCGAGGGAGGCTTTGGCGATGGACTCCCCGTGGCACCTCCAGGCCTCATGCATGCTGGTGTCCTGTATGGGCGAGGGCCAGCTGCTGCCCCCTGTGCTGGGCAACGTCCACGAGGCTTTCCCCTACCTGACGCCGTTCGAAGTGAGGCTTCTCCTCCTGGCTGTGTGGGAATATGTAAGGGGTAACGGCCCCATGCCACAGAAGTTTGTCTTCAGTGCCGAGAAGGGCTTGTTCTGCCGGGATTTCTCGCGGGATGGAGACGTGGCGAGATACGTAGCACCCATTCACAGTGTCCTGCATAAGAACATTGACCGGCTGGGGCATCTATGCTGGCGTTTCCAGCTCTGaacaagggaaggagagaactgatagagggatggagaggaaaaAGGTGCAAGAAGTGGGACGGTTGGAATTGTTTGTGAAAGATGAGGATAGGGGTGGTTGGTGATCGGGAATTGTGGAGATGTTGCTTTGCTGTTTTCTTGTTTGTTACTCTAACTTGAATCTAGATCTGTATGCGCTCTGAAGCATAGTTGAGCATGTTATATCTACTGTTTATCTTTCTCCTGTTTTGTATCATTTTTATAGATTAAGTATAATTTTTTATGTAGCTGTTACTGTAGGGGGATAAAAACATGTAGTATACCATAAATAAATTAGCAGAAAAGGGAGTGATCATAATTTTGTTGTTTCAAATATCTGGCCTTTGAACTTGACTGTCTACATTTCGAGTTACAGCAGTTCTGAATTTCAATTCAACTTACTTTTTCTCGAATTGAAACAGAAGTACAACTTTGTAATGAGAAGGTACATCAATGATAATGTATTCATTTTACATCAACTAACACAGCCTGCAGGTATATGATGAATCACACAAACATTCCTTCAAATGTCTTTACATACAGCACAATTTATGTTTGAACCAGATCTCCTAATAAATGTGCAAGAGTGTAGCAAAGCtgagactgttattttatcaaccGAGAGGGGAATTCTATCAACACTACACCTTTGACACTTAATGGGCCATTTTCAATTCCTTAATTGGATTTGAATTAATCTGAATTGACCCCAAATGTGCATGCCATTCTAAACAGAGCCATTACATAGCTGTAAAAGATCATTGTCTCTGACTTCCATATGCTCTGTGCAAATGTTTCACAATGTAGTTTTATATTGGTAGAGCCTGTAAGTATGTTTGTCCCTGAATGAAAAATAAGCAAGTGCAGTGCAACCATAGTACAAAATAACAGAGAATTGCTCCAGAACTGACCACCTCAAGCTGACGTGTCCTTGTCTGAGAGGATAAAGAAATACAAGGAGGGGATAAACGGTGAATAATTCCAGAAGACtcataaatacaaaataacagtTTCAAATCTAATTGCCGATGAacattgaatatatatatatataataaataaatactgaaTGTGATCCACCAATATCGAATTTCGTTCTACATATTTAAAGACTACAAAAAAATATTGTTACTCCAGGATATTTGCTAGTTTTGAGTGAAACCGGGGTGGGCCAAGGTTGCAACTAAACCAAGATGGCCGCCTTCGTAGTAAGGTAAGACAAAGCATTTCTGTGGTTAAATTATACTTTTAACTTGTGTTTTCGAAAAATATTTCGCTTGCAATATCCAGGAGTAGACAGGTTGAGTTATTTTTACTGTCTCTAGCTAGCAGCTCGAGCCTTTTAATTGAAATAGCGGCCTGACAGCGCTCTCTAAGCAGCTAACGTTAACCTTTTGGGATGATGATCTATCTAGCTAGTTAATGATGGACATACATTGATAACTATTTCGATCGGTGAAATATCATATGTGCGTATCTCTGTCCTACATCTTGTATTACGACGGGGATTTAGGTAGCGAGCAACCGGTGTTGGCTAACTAGCCAGATTTGACAGGACCAAATCGACGTTAGCATTTAACGTTAGCTTACCAGATGAATTAGCTCTACCAGCATTTTAGGACGCAGTGAGCGCAAATGACAAGGAGCCATGTTAGCCAGATAATAGTTTGCCAAATATGGCCTTTCTATTACCCATGCATACTAGCTAATTAACATATATAGCTAAGTTAACTAGCTATAACGTTAGTGATTCATAAAAGTTAGACGAGGTTAATCAACAACAGGATATGGTACCCGGAAGCAGCAACTTCGGGTCCTTGAGTACAACATATatttttgttgtagccccagACAAAAACACTTGATTCAACTTGTCTGAATCACTTCAAAGGTAACGCGTATCTCACATGTGGGGTACAACATTCATGGTGTGAAGGGAGTGATTGCTATGATGATTTCCTCCTTTTAATGTGGTGATTGTAGTCTAATCGGGTGCACCAGTTGACCAGTAGAATCAGGTCTGCTTGTCTTGGGGCACAACAGACGTGCTGTTGGGAGTACTCGAGGTTCTCAGTTGGAATATGTTTATGACTTGTTGTCAGCGTTATCTATCACTGTAACGTTACAGAGCTGAATGTATGTAGTATTTTTCCACTTAACATTTACTTCCAATTTTCTGTTTCTCTCATCAGCCCTCTCAAGATGGGGCCTCTGTTAGTgttgtggctggctggctgcctcaGTGGGACCTGGGCAGTGGACCGGGGGAACTTCAAAACCTGTGACCAGAGTGCATTCTGCAAGTGAGTTCTAGATGATAAGCAACTACACCACTTAGCACCTTCATAGAGATTGTACACAGTCAATGAAAGTAGACTGTCAGTCTTAAGTAACTGATGGTAACGTGTAAGTCCTCAACAAGTCT
Coding sequences:
- the LOC135545577 gene encoding integrator complex subunit 5-like isoform X1, which codes for MCAVFDGTSLTVTMQTSLTHTPQNAFSPQELSQEIKSFISGVDQTQGRKLSVREHARCAVRLLRSVPACRGAVLEHLRGVYNEHVSAFLHNLETNGDGDGDSNLEDVITEVHGVLAEFIKLNPRAWAPLVSTWAVDLLGQLSSKHAGRRAAPHSSSLNELLQLWMSCAATRSLMEAYTQCLAAMIAWCPDQCVDALLDTSVQHSPHFDWVVAHIGSSFPGTIISRVLACGLKDFCSHGTADKCQGDKSSRVPKISSVVGILGHLAARHSDSIRRELLRMFQESLSPPTIPPSSGSTSLEHSAKLRRATVPFLLQLAALSPLLGAVSTELVESLRPPVLLQLQAVLQGLPRDELDNMLGLAVHLIAQSPAGGARILRFLADTATPASVIISGPTSSPHEGVREACDLLLQMLLLHLHKLVYTRSEGDDGYFSRPHSPSSQAPRVVPFLEELQSHVGELCAEMLRLERKRHLWLHQLLCLLSVYGGPSVATEALCQLLTLARNPDQLALAWQLHTPLSACLPGLIPAAVIRCVAQIHTHTLGPRQLCQLLLNLGSAMQSVQEEERKGPGGGMGGGGASPQSSMAVQVGAAVSGHLHDFCPLLLHGDPAVSHAAVRLLSRSPLPRAALPSHLLLVCRAAVTHFFLALRRRGETGKGRDEGQGGEAVNCSVLLLSRLVGYSPLTLKCVLQHLVEGALHKGNTDLFGGQSEDIGGDTPISPSLAPDRVGSLLDINCRFGTTVNFSGSVWSVFHAGVIGKGLKQRSATPHPDAASVIQNVQTLLAVTVQCCSAPSGNGGNGGGTRHQPSVPDEPPPINAEAAKMMAVTLVEYICPDVANGELSWPPEEHARTTVERDIHIRRCFEAHPVLFPLLHVVAAGRPALCYCSAVLRGLLATLLAHWEASREALAMDSPWHLQASCMLVSCMGEGQLLPPVLGNVHEAFPYLTPFEVRLLLLAVWEYVRGNGPMPQKFVFSAEKGLFCRDFSRDGDVARYVAPIHSVLHKNIDRLGHLCWRFQL